The sequence CAAAGATGAAACCACTCCATCCCACAGCACAAATAGAGGGACTACAGGAATCAGATATGTAAAAATCAGTCGTCCAATTTTAAAAGGTCTTATGAACGGTGTTGTAAACAAAACACTTATGGGAGAGAAAAGCATGGCCAAAATACTGGGAATACTTCGCTCTTGCGCTTCAAATACGCCAATTGCACTATTGGAATCCACAGCATTTTGTAAAATCCGTTTGGCATCATCCGGCTTAAAATGATGTAAGGATAAAAACTGTGTTCGCAACCCTTTTAAACTCTCAGGTACTTTTCTAGCATCAATAGCTGTTGCTATAAACTCAAAATTATCCGCTTGTTTTTTAGTGTATTCAAAAGCATTAAGATTTGGGTAATAATCGGTTAGCACTATTTTTAAATCTGGATGACTTTTTAACAATTCAGAGTTCAACCAAAGTAAACCACCGCCACCGCCAGAACCTAAATCTATTATGGTATTGGAACCATCTGCTTTTAGACCTTTTTCAAGAATTGAAACTGCTGGCCTATAAAGTTTGGTTTTGTTAGATAGGAATTGCAAAAAATCGGTACCATAATCTCTTAAAAACTTGGGAAACCATTTTTGGTCCTCAAATTCAAATAGGTGAACTCTCCCCATTTTCACATGTACTTATGTTCTAAAATTAAGAAATAAAGTTGGTTTACTAATTGTTAAAAACTATCGATTCGTTTGTCGAAAGCCTACGATTAAGAAGTGTTTTTTGACCACTTGTGATTTTCAAACGTATTTTTTTTGATTCCCTTGTAAGCAATACATCCATTGGGGAACCAGATATAAATACATTTTTGAACTCCAGGGAATTCCATTCTGGAGGAAGATGTGGTGTTAATTGGGTCCTATAAAATCCTTTTGGCTCCATTCCCAATAACCCTTCTGTAAAAATTCTACAGTAAAGTGCGCTTTCAGCAGACAGGTGTCTCATGTTATTTTCAGGAAATGCTTCTATAACATAAGGGACATGGTCACCCAATAATCTTTTCTGAGAAAAATATTTCAATTTGTCGTAAGCAATCCCTAAACCATCTGTTTTTATTGCACCTCTCAATGCATATAGTGTAGCCCTGTCCCAAAAAACAACATTGTCGTTTCCTTTTTCCTTGTTCAATTCCACTAGAACACCATTATTGGTCCATAATTTTTCAAACAACGCTTTTATGGTTCCTTTCTGACGGGTAGTAATCCCCATTGTTAAAGGCAGGCAAATCCAATGCCTAAAGTTCTTGTTACCATCAAAATATCTATAGGTATCAAGTCCATCTATTGTTGCTCCAAAGTATTCTTCTATTACCTTCTCCATATTAGTGAGACGGGCTTCATATTTTTTAACCTTTTCCAATAAACCGAGTTCCTTTGCCACACCAATGCCATACTTTAATCCGCCATAATACAATGTTGAAGTTGAAAGATTGGCATCACCCGTTTCTATTCTTCCCTCCATCTCATCAGATTCGGAAACCACAGCACCAAATTCATTCCTATTTTTATGACAATAATCCAAACTCCACTCTACCAAGGGCCACAACTCTTGCGCTCTTTTCAAATTTCCAAATGATAATAAATAATGTGAAGTTCCATATGCAATCATCGCTGCGTCACCCCTATCCAAATGCTTCATGGGAAAATTACCATCTACTTCAAAAGCATATGGAATATGGCCATCACCCTCAGGAATATTTTCCAAGAATTTTTTATATGTGTTAAAGGCAGCAGTGTTTCCTGTTTCATAACCAAGGTAAGGGAAGAACGGACCACTATATTCCACTTGATCATTTGCCCATATTCCTACATAGTAATTACCTCCACCCGGAGAATGCACCAAACCCATAGCAGAATTATAGATACTTTCGGAAGCTCTTATTTTAGAAAAATAAAAGAGGGTATTAATAGTGTCATTAGGTGTTTTCAAAGCCAAATTATCATACATCGTATTCAAAAATTGGTTTCTTTGCCCTAATGCTATTTGAGCATTAAAATTAGCCGTGCCTTCATCATTTAATGTTGCCCCATAATATACCGGAAAACTATACGATGCACCACCAGCTAGGGAAATGCGCTCTTTTGCATCACTAAATGCCTCAATAGCATAGGTGCCCTTGTAACCTAATTCTGTCTGCTTAGTATTAGAATTAGTTATGGAAATTTTCTTTTCGCCAGCATCTATATTTTGCACCTCCCATTGTTCCACGATAAAGCGGTCTTCCATTGAAGGATAGATAGTTCTTGTGATCTTTAATCCTTCTACAGGGCTGGAATAAAAAGTAATCATTCCTCCTATTTCAACGGAATCTATTTGCGAAGGAACTATCGTCTTTTCATTAAAACTGATTAAAGGAGTTGTTTCACTTTCAAAAGTCCTTCTAAAATAAGCTCGATACTTTTTCCATTCAGGTTCATTTGACTTATTGTATGTACGCAATTGCGGAAATATGACATCCTTACTTAGGCTAAGGTTCCTGTCTTCATCAATTTCATAAGATATAATTGCAGCGACGTTTTTCCCTGCCATCTCTATGTTATCCTTGTGAGGCAAGCGCTTTTCATTTGCTACATCCCAAAGAATGCTTTTTTGGTCTTTAATTTTCCAATACGTATTGTTGTCATTTTCCTGGGCTTTTAGATTGAAGGAGATAAGGTATAGAACAAAAAGTATTGGCAAAGGGAGTTTCATATCAAGAATCTTTAGGACAAAAGGTACTTGGAAAAGTAATGATTTTGAAAAGGTTTTTAAAGCTATATCTTAAAAAAAGAATCGACAAATTCATACTTATTAAAGACCTGAAGATCTTCAATACCTTCTCCAACGCCAATGTATTTTACTGGTATTTGAAATTGGTCGGAGATACCAATGACCACTCCGCCCTTTGCAGTGCCATCTAATTTGGTAACAGCTAAACTGCTTACTTCCGTGGCTTTGGTAAATTGTTTTGCTTGTTCAAAAGCGTTTTGTCCTGTGGAGCCATCCAATACCAATAACACTTCATGTGGGGCATCTGCAACTACTTTTTGCATTACCCTTTTCACTTTGGAGAGCTCATTCATTAGATTGACCTTGTTGTGCAATCTACCTGCTGTATCAATCAAAACTATATCGGCATTATCAGCTACTGCGGAATTCAACGTATCAAAAGCCACGGACGCGGGGTCACTTCCCATTTTTTGTTTTATGATAGGTACATCTACTCGTTTTGCCCAAACTTCCAATTGGTCTATAGCAGCTGCTCTAAATGTGTCACCTGCTCCCAGGAATACCTTTAATCCTTGGTTCTTAAATTGATGGGCCAGTTTCCCAATTGTCGTTGTTTTTCCAACTCCGTTTACACCAACAACCATGATGACATAGGGTTTTTTATCAGTAGGAATTACAAACTCAGTATCTTCTCCTACATGAGTTTCTGACAGGAGGCCCGCAATCTCTTCACGAAGAATGGTATTGAGTTCATCTGCACCCATATATTTGTCTCTGGAAACCCTTTCTTCAATACGGTCAATAATCTTCAAAGTGGTGTCAACGCCAACATCAGAAGACACCAAAACTTCCTCAAGGTTATCCAAGACCTCATCATCCACTTTGGATTTACCGGCCACGGCTTTGCTCAACTTACCAAAAAAACTGCTTTTTGACTTTTCGAGACCTTTATCCAGCGTCTCTTTTTTGTCCGAAGAAAATATTTTTTTAAATAGGCTCATATGCGTTCGTCATCAATCTTCAAAGATAGGAAAGTAAGAGGAGTTTTGTTAAATGCATTTTGGGTTTCCACTTTTAAAACAAAAGATTCATAAAATAAAAAAGCCGCTAAATAGCGGCTTTCAATTTTATACTAAGAAAGAATTGATTATTATTTGTTTAACCAATCATTTACTCTTTCTGGAGCCATTACTGATTCAACAAAAGTATATGCTCCGGTTTTTGGAGATTTTACCATTTTAATGGCTTTTGTTAATCTTTTTGAACTACTCTGTAGTGATGCTACCGTCTTCTTTGCCATGACTTAACTTATTTAATTTCTTTATGAACAGTCATACGCTTAAGAATAGGATTGAATTTCTTAATCTCCATTCTATCTGGCGTGTTCTTTTTATTCTTAGTTGTAATGTACCTTGAAGTACCTGGCATACCAGACTCCTTATGCTCTGTACACTCTAAAATAACTTGAATTCTATTTCCTTTCTTTGCCATTGTATCTCGTACTTAAAATCTTATGCCACTTATTTTTTGGAATTGATATCCTTTAAAACAGCAGAGATTCCTTTTTTGTTGATAATCTTTAACCCACGTGTAGACACGTTTAAGGTTACCCAACGATCTTCTTCTGGTATGAAAAATTTCTGCTTAGAAATATTCACATCGAATCTTCTCTTGGTTTTATTGATAGAAAAGGAAACGTTGTTTCCAAACATCACCTTTTTTCCTGTTACTTCACAAATCTTAGACATCTCCCTAACTTTTGAGTGATTTTATTGAGGGTGCAAATTTATAGCATTTTAATGGGACGGGCAAAATTCTTTTTTAGAAATTTAGAATTTCTTTTAGCAATAGTTCAAATGCCTTGTTTAAGGACTTCTGAACAATACGCTCTCGGTGATTACCCATGGTGAATTTTTGGGCGAAAGTACGTTGGGGAGTGCTTACAGCAATAAAGACAGTCCCAACTTCCGCATCAGAATCTCCTTTGGTAGGACCTGCATTACCTGTAGTTGCTATTGAGAAGTCCGTACCCAAAATATTTTTGACATTCTTAGCCATAGTTACCGCCACTTCTTCACTAACCACCGAATACTTTTTAATTACATCTTCAGGTACATGTAACAACTTAATTTTAGTCTCTGTGGCATAACTCACCACACTACCCTTAAAATAAGATGAAGCCCCTGGCATTGAAGTAAGTTGCTGAGCAATCTTGCCCCCGGTGAAACTTTCAGCAGTACCCAAAGTCATTTGTTTTTCAGTAAGCAACTTTGCGATTTGATATTCTATGGATTCTTCTTCCTCTTCACCATAAATAATATCTCCGATTAACGGATATAGTTTTTTTACTTCTGACTCAACTGCGGTCACTATTTCTTCTTTATCAGTGCCTTTTGCACTGAGGCGTAGGCGTACACGTCCTAGATTGGGTAAATACGCAAGTTTTATAAATTGAGGAAGGTTATCTTCCCATTCTTCAATTTTATTGGCGATGGCACTTTCACCCAAACCATAGGTCATTATGGTTTTATGAAATATATGAGGGCGTTTGTATTCTTGTATAATTTTAGGAAGCACCTCATTCTTAATTAAATTTCTCATCTCAAAAGGTACCCCTGGCAATGAAATAAAAGCAGTATCACCCTTTTTCATCCAAAGTCCTGGAGCTGTACCATGTGCATTGTGCAATATTGTTGCCTTTGAAGGCACCAATGCTTGCTTTCTGTTTAAATCTGAGATTGGAGTGGATATGTATTTTTTGAACAGTTCTTCTATATAATTCAAAACCTCATTATCTTCAACAAGCTCATCATTAAAAAACTGACATAGGGTATGTTTGGTGATATCATCTTTTGTTGGACCTAGGCCTCCTGTCATGATAACTACAGATGATCTATCTCCTGCAATTTTCAAAGCTTCTAAAATGTGGTCACGCTCATCTTGTACCGAGGTAATTTGGTACACCGAGACGCCTATCTTATTTAATTCTTTGGAAATGAATGCAGAATTGGAGTCCACAATCTGTCCAATGAGGATTTCGTCCCCAATGGTAATGATTTCTGCCTGCATTTATAGGTTAAAATCTTTTTTGAGTTCTGAAACTACTTGATGCACATCTTTTTTAAGTAAAGGGAACTTACTTTCTATTTCTTGCAGGTTAGTCTCACTTTTACCCAAGGTTTCAATTTCAAGTGCAGTTGCCCTTGTTTGTTCCATGCCCAGTAAATCTACATTGGGTTTTATTTTATGGGCAAGCTTGTATACATTTTCAAAATCCCTTTCGGTTATGGCTTTTTCCAAAGCTTCTAAATCAACAGGAACTTCTTCCAAAAAAACAGAAATTACAGAGGTTATAAAATCATGGTCCCCTTCTGCCATTTCATTAATTTTGTTAAGGTTGTAAATCATTATCTCACATTAATTTCAAACATCTCCTCACCTTCGAGTCTTCCTGAAAGGTAATCATTTGGACTTACTTTACCAACACCCGCTGGCGTACCTGTAAACAAAATATCGCCCTTTTTAAGCATAAAATAGGTAGAAACATAAGCTATTAACTCGTCTATCTTCCACAGCATCAAGGAGGTATTACCATTCTGCACTTTCTCCCCGTTTTTCAATAAGGAAAAATTTAGATTGCCAACATTTTCGTACACGTTTTTAGGCATCCACTTACCAATAACAGCTGAGCCATCAAATCCTTTTGCTTTTTCCCATGGCAAACCTTTCTCCTTAAGTTTAGCTTGAAGGTCCCTAGCCGTTAAATCTATTCCCAAACCAATTTCATCATAATACTTATGTGCAAATTGTTCAGAAATATGTTTGCCTACTTTATTGATCTTGACCAAAACCTCAACTTCATAATGTATATCATTTGAAAATTCAGGAATATAAAAATCCTGTTCTTTAGGTAAAATGGACGAATCTGGCTTTATAAAAACAACTGGTTCAACGGGTCGTTCATTTTTCAACTCTTCAATATGGGCAGCGTAATTTCTGCCGATACAAATCAGTTTCATAAAGTGCTATTTATATTGTTTTTTAAGACAGCTTGTTATTCAGCTTACTCAATTTGATTTGGGTCAATACTTTTTTGGTATATAGCGGAAAATCAGCATTCAAAATCCATCCAAAATAACCTGGTTCGGTTTCCATAACCTCATCTACTGTTTTCCCTTTGTGTTTGCCAAAAGAAAAAATGGGTTGTTCGTCTTCGTTAACACCTATAAAACCAGCAAAATCCAAGGATTGTTTTCTGGTTGTGAACTCAGACAGCTTCTTTACGTTGTTCTCCAATTCTGGGTATCTATCCAATTGCGACAATAGCACCTCATAGGTAGCCATAGTATCTGCTTCTGCACTATGCGCATCTTCTAAACTTTTATCACAATAAAATTTATAGGCAGCTCCCAAAGTGCGTTTTTCCATTTTATGGAAGATTGTTTGCACATCTACAGAAACCATATGTTTCATATCAAAATCAACATCTGCCCTAAGCATTTCTTCTGCAAGAAGCGGAATATCGAACCTATCCGAATTAAAGCCAGCCAAATCACTGTCTTTTATCATCTTGTAGATTTCTTTTGATAATTGTTTGAATGTGGGCTCATTGGCCACTTTCTCATTGGAAATACCATGTATCAACACCACCTCTTGGGGAATGGTCATCTCTGGGTTTACCAACCAAGTTTTGCTCTCCTTGTTGCCATTGGGAAAAACCTTTAGTATTGAGATTTCTACAATTCTATCTTTGGCCACATTTGTACCGGTGGTTTCTAAATCAAAAAAGCAAATGGGTTTGGTTAATTGTAACTCCATAAAAATAATTTTATCGTGATTTAGAAAATAACCATGGTAACAGTTCTGGTTCTGCAAAGGCATTGTCCCAGCTATTATGACCTACTCCCGGATATAACGAATACTTTATATTAATACCAATGTTCTCCATGGCTTTTACCATCTCTGCAGAGTACTTTTCTGGTACTACCGTATCGGCAGCTCCATGAAATACCCACCAATCCGGTTTGCTTAGTTTTTTACTGATTTTTGGGTTAGCGCCTCCACATATGGGAAAAGCCGCAGCAAATACGTTTGGGTTTCTACGAACCAATTCAAAGGTACCCATGCCTCCCATGGAAAGTCCACCCACGTAGATTCTATTTTTATCAATTTTATACGTTTTCTTTATATGTTTCAACAGTCCCTCCAACAACAACATATCTTTTGTGGGTTCTGCATCTTCATAAAAAACAAATTCCCTATTTGGGATATCTCCTTCTACCTTGATCCTTGCCCAAGAACTGTTGGCTGCGCATTGTGGTAGAACCACAATAGCGCGATGGTTATCCCTAATTTCTTTTTTTAGGAACAAGCCAGATCCATGAATCAATTGTGACTCGTTATCATTTCCTCTTTCTCCAGAACCATGCAGAACGAGTATTAATGGGTATTTTTCTGATGGACTATAATCTTTGGGAAATAATATGCGATATGGCATACTGCTCCCATCCTTTTCAAAAACCATTTTCTTGTAAGGGGAAAGGTCTTGTGCCATCATATCATTCGAGAATAAAAAAAGTGATGCCAAACTTAAAGAGATTAAAAACTTCATTGATTGATGAATTTGTTTAAACCTCTAAATTAATAATAGTGTAAAGAATAAAAGGGCTTTAAGGCTAGATTTCTCTATTTATATCCCAAGCTTCAAGATAATCCGCCACTGTTTTAACAAACATTCCTCCTAGCGCACCGTTGACCACTCTATGATCATAGCTGTGAGAAAGGAACATTTTACTGCGAATACCTATAAATTCTCCTTGATTGGTCTCTATAACCGAAGGCATCTTTCTTATGGCACCAAGGGCCAAAATACCAACCTGAGGCTGATTAATAATAGGCGTTCCAAAAATACTTCCAAACGAACCAACGTTGGTAACGGTATACGTGCCGTCCTTGATTTCATCTGGCTTAAGCTGATTGTTCCTAGATCTATTGGCAAGGTCATTCACAGTTTTAGCCATTCCTACCAAATTAAGCTGATCGGCATTTTTAATTACGGGAACAATTAAGTTGCCGTCTGGCAGTGCTGCTGCCATACCAATGTTTATGTTTTTCTTTTTAATGACTTTATCTCCATCAAGGGAAATGTTGACCATTGGGTATTTTTTTAAGGCTACCGCAACAGCTTCCATAAATATTGGGGTAAATGTTAATTTTTCTCCTTCTCTTTCTTCAAAAGCCTTTTTAAATTTATTCCTCCAATTAACAACATTGGTAACATCTACTTCCACAAAACTTTGAACATGTGCAGATGTGGATATGCTATCCACCATATGTTGAGCAATTAACTTGCCCATGCGAGTTAATGGGATTATTTCATCACCATCCGCAACGGACACTGGAGTTGTTTTTGGTTTTTCTGCGGTTACTTTTGCTGTTTCTGTTTGAATTACCGGTTTGCTTACCTCTTTAGTAATTGGAGTCGAAACAGCTGTAGCATTTCCGTTTGAGGAACGGTTTTCCAAAAATGATTTTACATCGTTCTTGGTTACCCTACCTTCTTTTCCGGTACCTATTATTGCTTCCAGTTCTTCCATGGAAATTCCCTCTTCCTTGGCTATATTCTTCACCAATGGCGAATAAAACCTTTCGGAACTTGAAAAATCTTGTGCCGGTGCAGCAACGGACTCTTTTATTTGAGCCATTTCGTTTTCTATGGCCACTACAGGAGTTTCTGCTATATCATCAGTTTCCTCAACAGTATCTGTACCATTCGAAGTAACCTCAACAACATCTCCATCAGTTTGCACTACCGCTACCACTTCACCCACTTTTATGATGTCATCAACATCAAATCGTTTTTCCAATAACACGCCTTCAACTTCACTTGGCACTTCTGAGTCTACCTTGTCCGTAGCAATTTCAAATATTGCTTCATCCATTTCAATGGTATCTCCTACTTCCTTCAACCAAGTAGTCAATGTTGCCTCTGCAACACTCTCTCCCATTTGCGGTAATTTCAATTCAAATTTTGACATATTCTTATTTAACGAAGTAATATCGACTTATATTTTGCAAAAATACTAAAGAAAACTCCTTATCCTTAATTTATGTGCATTTTTTAATCACTATTTAATTTGTTTTGATGGAGCTTTCAAAAGGAACTCTGTTTAAGATACTCCTACCCAATGTAACCTCATCTGTGTACTCCAATTCATCCCCAACGGATATTCCACGTGCAATTGTTGAAGTAGTAACATCCAATTCTTCTAATTGTCTATAGATATAAAAGTTGGTGGTATCGCCTTCCATTGTAGAGCTTAAAGCAAAAATTAGTTCTTTAACCGTACCTTCTTTTACCCTATTAACCAGAGAAGCAATGTTCAGGTCTTGAGGCCCAACACCTTCCATCGGCGATATTTTGCCCCCCAGCACATGATACAGTCCCTGATATTGGGATGTATTCTCAATGGCCATGACATCCCTAATATCCTCAACCACGCACACCAAAGTTTCGTCCCTCTTTGGGTTACCGCAAATCTCACACAGTATTGTATCGGAAATGTTATGGCAGCTGCTACAGAAATTGACCTCTCCTCTAAGCTTTGTTAATGCATCGGACAAAAAATTTGTTCGCTCTTCTGGTTGTTTTAGAAGGTGCAATACCAATCTTAATGCCGTGCGTTTTCCAATGCCCGGTAGTTGAGACATTTCATAAACTGCATTCTCCAAAAGCTTTGACGAAAATTCCATACCTACAATTATCAAACAAAATTACAATTTTACCGTTACCAATTTACTTTTGTACTTTGCAAATCAAATTCCAAATATGTCCTCAATACAAATTCTATTGCTCATTGGTGCTTATTTTCTAGTATTAATGACCATCTCCTACTTCACGGGAAAAAACGATTCTAATTCAGATTTTTTTAAAGCAGGTAAACAATCACCATGGTATTTAGTTGCATTTGGTATGGTAGGTGCCTCACTTTCAGGAGTTACCTTTATTTCGGTCCCCGGATGGATAGAAGATTCTCAATTTGGTTATATACAAGTAGTTTTTGGCTTCTTGTTTGGATATTTTGTTGTTGCTTATGTTCTACTGCCGTTATATTATAAGTACAATCTTACCTCAATTTATGAGTATTTATTAGACCGTTTTGGCACTGTTAGTCATAAAACAGGTGCTTTTTTCTTTTTTATCTCTAGGGTTTTGGGTGCCGCCTTTAGATTATATCTAGTAGCTATAGTATTGCAACAATTTGTTTTTGATGATTTAGGTATTCGTTTTGAGTTTACCGTGATTATTTCCATTCTGTTAATTTGGATTTATACGAACAGGGGAGGCATAAAAACCATCGTTTGGACAGATACCTTACAGACCTTATTTATGATTCTGGCCGTGGTATTATCCGTAATATTTATTCTTGATGAATTGAATTGGACTTTTAGTGAATTTTTGAGTTCTGAGGAATTAAAACCTTACAGTCAATTTCTTTATACCGATAGTCTATTGGAACGCAATCATTTTATCAAATCTTTTGTTGGCGGTATGTTCATAACTATTTGTATGACCGGATTAGATCAGGATATGATGCAAAAAAATCTTACCTGCAAATCTTTAAAGGATGCGCAAAAAAATATGGTTTCATTTAGTTTGGTTCTCGTAGGGGTAACATTTTTATTTATGTTGCTCGGAGCTTTGTTGTTCATTTATTCAGGTAAAAATGGCATCTCCATCCCGCTAATGGACGGTTCGCCAAAATCAGATTTGTTGTTTCCTGAAATTGCATTGAACAGTGGTTTGGGGCTAACCTTGGCCATTACTTTTATGTTAGGATTGATTGCTGCTGCCTACAGCAGTGCAGATAGTGCGCTAACATCCCTTACCACTTCTTTTTGCGTAGATTTTTTAAATGTTGAAAAAAGAAAGGAAGAAGAACAAAAAAAAGTCAGAAAACGCACCCATATTGCGATGAGCATTATGCTCATATTGGTCATTATTTCCTTTAAGTACATTTTGAGCAGTAACGTGATTGATAGTTTGTTAACGGTATCCGGATATACATATGGACCATTATTGGGCCTATTTGCTTTCGGCATTTTAACCAAACATCAAATAAAGGACAAATATGTTTGGGTTGTTTCAATATTGTCTGTGGTTGTCATAGCCCTAGTAGCCAATATTCCTTCTTCGTTTCTAGGTGGCTATATAGTTGGTTATGAGTTGTTGCCGTTGAATGGTTTATTAACCTTTTTTGGACTTTGGTTAATTAGGACACGAAAGCCTATCTCTAGTATTGACCAGTAGCCAATAAAACCAGAGTGCAGGCTACCTCAACTTTTATTCCTGCCGCTTCTAGGATTTTATAAAACTCAGGGTTTTCAGTACCAGGATTAAAAATTACCCTTCGGGGCTTTAGTTGAACAATATCATTGTAGTATTGTTCTTGCCTTTTGGGGTTTAGATATAAAGTTATAGTATCAATATTTTGGAAATCATTTAGGTTGGTTTTAATTTGTACCCCAGAAACAGCTCCCTCCATTACTCCAAACGCTTCTGTTTCAATTTTGCTTTCAATCAAACGATGGATTGCCAAATTACTATATCTACTGGGGTTTAAAGATGCTCCCAAAACTAGTGTCTTAACCATTTGTTAATTTATATGTTAAACTAAATTAAAGATTGTAACTAATCAAAAAAAAACTCGTCTATTGTACGTGTAAAAGAAATCATTGGTAAGACTGTATTTTTTTATAGTTAATGGTTAGTGTTTAGTATAGCTTATCAATGTAAAGAACCCTGGTGTTTCGATTGTTATCGTAAGCCAGGGTTTATCTTTAAAAAGCAATCACTTTTCATAGTTGTTCAACTACCCCTTCTGTTAAAAAATGTTAAACACATTTTTATTTGTAACATCTTTCGTTTAACGTCGTCTTGTAGGCAACATCAATCTAATCAAAAAACGATCAAACTCATGAAAAGAGTAATTTTACTTTTCACACTGCTTTTGTGCAGTATGCACTCAACATCTTTAACTGCCAACAATGATACGGACACTGCAATAGGTTCAATATCTGGTACAGTAATAGATAATACCTTAAAACAACCTGTTGCTTACGCGGCCATTGTAATTAAATCTGAAGATGGCAGCAAAACCATTACTGGGGGGATCACGACAGAGGAAGGGAATTTTGAAATAAAAAAATTACCTGAAGGCTCTTTTATTATGGAAGTTCAATTCATTGGGTACAAAACGCATTCCCAAAAATTGGTTATTACCAAAAAGAACCGAAAAGTTGAAGTTGGAACCATAACCTTAATGGAAGACACGGAAGAACTATCTGAAGTTGAAGTTGTTGCGGAACGCACCACCATTGAACAACGCGTGGACAGAAAGGTTATAAACGTTGGAAAGGACTTAACCACTGCAGGAGCAACGGCATCAGATATTATGAACAATATTCCTTCTGTAAATGTAGACTCGCAAACCGGCGATATTTCCATGAGGGGCAACTCAAATGTACGCGTGATGGTGGATGGAAAATTGTCCAATGTACCTGTTGCTCAACTGTTGCGTCAAATACCATCAACTTCCATTAAATCAATAGAATTAATTACAAACCCATCAGCTAAGTACAATCCTGAAGGCATGAGCGGTATTATCAACATCATACTGCACAAAAATGCCAATATTGGGTTTAACGGAAACATTACCACTGGACTCACCAAAGGCATCGAGGCCAAATTCAATAGTTCCATTGACATGAACTATAGACAAAGGAAATTCAATTTTTAT is a genomic window of Flagellimonas sp. CMM7 containing:
- a CDS encoding 3'-5' exonuclease; the encoded protein is MELQLTKPICFFDLETTGTNVAKDRIVEISILKVFPNGNKESKTWLVNPEMTIPQEVVLIHGISNEKVANEPTFKQLSKEIYKMIKDSDLAGFNSDRFDIPLLAEEMLRADVDFDMKHMVSVDVQTIFHKMEKRTLGAAYKFYCDKSLEDAHSAEADTMATYEVLLSQLDRYPELENNVKKLSEFTTRKQSLDFAGFIGVNEDEQPIFSFGKHKGKTVDEVMETEPGYFGWILNADFPLYTKKVLTQIKLSKLNNKLS
- a CDS encoding alpha/beta hydrolase-fold protein — translated: MKFLISLSLASLFLFSNDMMAQDLSPYKKMVFEKDGSSMPYRILFPKDYSPSEKYPLILVLHGSGERGNDNESQLIHGSGLFLKKEIRDNHRAIVVLPQCAANSSWARIKVEGDIPNREFVFYEDAEPTKDMLLLEGLLKHIKKTYKIDKNRIYVGGLSMGGMGTFELVRRNPNVFAAAFPICGGANPKISKKLSKPDWWVFHGAADTVVPEKYSAEMVKAMENIGINIKYSLYPGVGHNSWDNAFAEPELLPWLFSKSR
- a CDS encoding dihydrolipoamide acetyltransferase family protein, giving the protein MSKFELKLPQMGESVAEATLTTWLKEVGDTIEMDEAIFEIATDKVDSEVPSEVEGVLLEKRFDVDDIIKVGEVVAVVQTDGDVVEVTSNGTDTVEETDDIAETPVVAIENEMAQIKESVAAPAQDFSSSERFYSPLVKNIAKEEGISMEELEAIIGTGKEGRVTKNDVKSFLENRSSNGNATAVSTPITKEVSKPVIQTETAKVTAEKPKTTPVSVADGDEIIPLTRMGKLIAQHMVDSISTSAHVQSFVEVDVTNVVNWRNKFKKAFEEREGEKLTFTPIFMEAVAVALKKYPMVNISLDGDKVIKKKNINIGMAAALPDGNLIVPVIKNADQLNLVGMAKTVNDLANRSRNNQLKPDEIKDGTYTVTNVGSFGSIFGTPIINQPQVGILALGAIRKMPSVIETNQGEFIGIRSKMFLSHSYDHRVVNGALGGMFVKTVADYLEAWDINREI
- the recR gene encoding recombination mediator RecR gives rise to the protein MEFSSKLLENAVYEMSQLPGIGKRTALRLVLHLLKQPEERTNFLSDALTKLRGEVNFCSSCHNISDTILCEICGNPKRDETLVCVVEDIRDVMAIENTSQYQGLYHVLGGKISPMEGVGPQDLNIASLVNRVKEGTVKELIFALSSTMEGDTTNFYIYRQLEELDVTTSTIARGISVGDELEYTDEVTLGRSILNRVPFESSIKTN
- a CDS encoding sodium:solute symporter; amino-acid sequence: MSSIQILLLIGAYFLVLMTISYFTGKNDSNSDFFKAGKQSPWYLVAFGMVGASLSGVTFISVPGWIEDSQFGYIQVVFGFLFGYFVVAYVLLPLYYKYNLTSIYEYLLDRFGTVSHKTGAFFFFISRVLGAAFRLYLVAIVLQQFVFDDLGIRFEFTVIISILLIWIYTNRGGIKTIVWTDTLQTLFMILAVVLSVIFILDELNWTFSEFLSSEELKPYSQFLYTDSLLERNHFIKSFVGGMFITICMTGLDQDMMQKNLTCKSLKDAQKNMVSFSLVLVGVTFLFMLLGALLFIYSGKNGISIPLMDGSPKSDLLFPEIALNSGLGLTLAITFMLGLIAAAYSSADSALTSLTTSFCVDFLNVEKRKEEEQKKVRKRTHIAMSIMLILVIISFKYILSSNVIDSLLTVSGYTYGPLLGLFAFGILTKHQIKDKYVWVVSILSVVVIALVANIPSSFLGGYIVGYELLPLNGLLTFFGLWLIRTRKPISSIDQ
- a CDS encoding CoA-binding protein gives rise to the protein MVKTLVLGASLNPSRYSNLAIHRLIESKIETEAFGVMEGAVSGVQIKTNLNDFQNIDTITLYLNPKRQEQYYNDIVQLKPRRVIFNPGTENPEFYKILEAAGIKVEVACTLVLLATGQY